The Streptomyces sp. NBC_01775 genome includes a region encoding these proteins:
- a CDS encoding DUF317 domain-containing protein — translation MPESGPDTTVLVSPVYLAGEGSAEPALRPLLEAGFRHEYDAQGNARLTSPTERHRVDYMPRGLTQVKWRISEGPDRYTPPTWQATFTDNTPPEVVAAFTTALTQNESPWPGGRRPRADDVLRPLADAGWRRRETEWEIDFTSPDHLATVSYDTTPGHPLDPGYEPWLISGARNLGHGHDWYGAFTTHTPTRLVTAVATRLSSPDPAPRTNTETLHPEATVTHGASPSSAPTDTPRASAARSRTRATAGDSRPQPSAMPTPQAQAANARPQRRR, via the coding sequence ATGCCCGAATCCGGCCCGGACACCACCGTGCTCGTCTCGCCTGTCTACCTCGCCGGGGAGGGCTCCGCCGAGCCCGCGCTCCGCCCTCTCCTGGAGGCGGGCTTCCGCCACGAGTACGACGCGCAAGGCAACGCCCGTCTCACCTCTCCCACGGAACGCCACCGGGTCGACTACATGCCGCGCGGGCTCACACAGGTGAAGTGGCGAATCAGCGAAGGGCCCGACCGCTACACCCCACCCACCTGGCAGGCCACGTTCACCGACAACACGCCGCCCGAGGTCGTCGCGGCCTTCACCACGGCCCTCACCCAGAACGAGAGCCCGTGGCCGGGCGGGCGACGGCCCCGGGCAGATGACGTGCTCCGGCCCCTGGCCGATGCCGGCTGGCGCCGCCGAGAGACCGAGTGGGAGATCGACTTCACCTCCCCTGACCACCTGGCAACGGTCAGCTACGACACCACACCCGGCCACCCCCTCGATCCCGGCTACGAGCCCTGGCTCATCTCCGGGGCACGCAACCTCGGCCACGGCCACGACTGGTACGGCGCCTTCACCACCCACACTCCGACCCGCCTCGTCACCGCCGTCGCCACACGGCTGAGCAGCCCCGACCCGGCCCCGCGCACCAACACCGAAACCCTGCACCCCGAGGCCACCGTCACCCACGGCGCCTCACCCTCGTCCGCGCCCACCGATACCCCTCGTGCCTCGGCCGCCCGCAGCCGAACTCGCGCCACCGCAGGGGACTCGCGGCCCCAGCCGAGCGCGATGCCAACTCCCCAGGCTCAGGCCGCCAACGCCCGGCCGCAACGCCGAAGGTGA
- a CDS encoding DUF317 domain-containing protein: MPHRTTASEDVLVAPRYLAGTTGTDPVAPLLNAAPGWSRALVGPDPYYASSCQRLRAARRDSEWTFTYAADPLGMPDWSAHFDRTTPDEVLAPFTERLIDGMDTYFADHLSGGPLHTGQTPASIFAEHGWEPLRGTRPSRTLAPDEHAAFHIRTSHADDSDELRHRGAATWKITAGPDPVSRPTWAAHFTGHTPQPLMTAVALAVADPEPVARPAHRIPEGHRDLVGLRPAAHAARAAAAQVRSRFSAATQPTRESPPPPSAAPTPSRSARTR; encoded by the coding sequence ATGCCGCACCGCACCACCGCCAGCGAGGACGTGCTCGTCGCACCCCGCTACCTCGCCGGGACCACCGGCACTGACCCCGTCGCGCCCCTCCTGAACGCCGCCCCAGGGTGGAGCCGCGCACTCGTCGGTCCCGATCCGTACTACGCCAGCTCCTGCCAGCGCCTCCGCGCAGCCCGGCGGGACAGCGAGTGGACCTTCACCTACGCCGCCGATCCGCTCGGCATGCCGGACTGGTCCGCGCACTTCGACCGCACCACCCCCGACGAAGTCCTCGCCCCCTTCACCGAGCGGCTCATCGACGGCATGGACACCTACTTCGCCGACCACCTGTCCGGCGGGCCGCTCCACACCGGACAGACCCCCGCCAGCATCTTCGCCGAGCACGGCTGGGAACCTCTGCGCGGCACCCGGCCCTCGCGCACCCTCGCCCCCGACGAGCACGCGGCCTTCCACATCCGCACCAGCCACGCCGACGACTCCGACGAGTTGCGTCACCGGGGCGCCGCCACCTGGAAGATCACCGCCGGCCCCGACCCGGTCTCCCGGCCGACCTGGGCAGCGCACTTCACCGGCCACACCCCACAACCTCTGATGACCGCCGTCGCCCTGGCCGTGGCCGACCCCGAGCCCGTTGCCCGCCCGGCGCACCGCATCCCCGAGGGCCATCGCGATCTCGTCGGCCTGCGGCCCGCAGCGCACGCCGCACGCGCAGCGGCTGCCCAGGTACGTAGCCGCTTCTCCGCAGCCACGCAACCCACCCGTGAAAGTCCTCCGCCGCCCTCGGCCGCGCCCACACCCTCGCGATCAGCCCGAACGCGCTGA
- a CDS encoding winged helix-turn-helix transcriptional regulator, with amino-acid sequence MHTPTRDTAHANRIHHAVGVFAPLWTSWTLATLRERGPLRVPQLRSAMPWLNTATLHQVLLRMRSSNLLAKPERGYYAASALGKDAGPLHRALASWHARHFEVSATAWRQPDRIEDALARLRGKGIVDVLTALEEHGPLRPGALREATGLATGSFHYLTQQLLGDGLVTRLGSDQHFAYSLAPAARQLAPVFVELHDFGRRSQATAAAGRANERSAVASRARAARQHSPAAPRATGLFSHPDQPPPHVPAYVTALSHPSRTR; translated from the coding sequence ATGCACACCCCCACTCGCGACACCGCCCACGCGAACCGGATCCATCACGCCGTCGGCGTGTTCGCGCCGTTGTGGACCTCCTGGACGCTGGCGACCCTCCGCGAACGCGGGCCGCTGCGCGTCCCTCAGCTCAGGTCCGCCATGCCCTGGCTGAACACGGCCACGCTTCACCAGGTCCTGCTGCGCATGCGCTCCAGCAACCTGCTCGCCAAGCCCGAACGCGGCTACTACGCGGCCTCGGCTCTGGGCAAGGACGCAGGTCCCCTCCACCGCGCCCTGGCCTCCTGGCACGCGCGGCACTTCGAGGTGAGTGCCACCGCCTGGAGGCAGCCCGACCGGATCGAGGACGCGCTGGCCCGGCTGCGCGGAAAGGGAATCGTCGACGTGCTCACCGCGCTGGAAGAGCACGGACCGCTGCGGCCGGGCGCGCTGCGCGAAGCCACCGGGCTGGCGACCGGGTCCTTTCACTACCTCACCCAGCAGCTCCTGGGCGACGGCCTCGTCACACGCCTCGGCTCCGACCAACACTTCGCCTACTCCCTGGCTCCCGCCGCACGGCAGCTCGCGCCGGTGTTCGTGGAGCTGCACGACTTCGGTCGCCGCAGCCAGGCCACCGCTGCAGCCGGGCGGGCCAACGAGCGCTCCGCCGTGGCGAGTCGGGCACGCGCGGCCCGCCAGCACTCTCCCGCCGCACCCAGGGCGACCGGACTGTTCTCGCATCCGGACCAGCCACCGCCGCACGTGCCGGCCTACGTCACCGCGCTCTCCCATCCCTCCCGCACGCGGTGA